One genomic region from Augochlora pura isolate Apur16 chromosome 7, APUR_v2.2.1, whole genome shotgun sequence encodes:
- the LOC144472602 gene encoding proton channel OtopLc isoform X2, which translates to MNNIQSTTPNSAELKNRDAMRSITMPPEVDGKEYFASPRGRTSHLRRQSMSLTAVINHRRGLLGALISGIGSNMSLPSCIPQDHEFLTSQQQPGSKTVALNNQSHLEKSEIDPQRQRPNFLPLSPVNTACVPLNVLEATKAKQQQIMDQQRSTPMCRRKCHSEMVSIMSTLYAKLLIVIGVAVPVTASVTEKVPPYMNQGFYLYLYLVSVAFVVAMYVIVLRDKAVRNLTQKNAKKQQTYTFDENGDRENLGQMQQYGSFCLRLGAVGFGAGSLVFTGLQIGAEIASGPFRAITPGARLLLVTAQMHFIFLNSKSLKLSKHTALAKLGLMHMIATNLCEWLQALVEETQHEIEQLGHTHDDEAGILKSLLRDASPFLFPCTIEFSLICAVILFEMWKRVDETIDAKGESSTRSSYHLSIDCSSSHRGLFGGILIVAATILSLIMFFVLKEAKMKIAVVQVTALDATILALGMLASVAGTLKLQALQQKIIKPSELDTTLLAAAQAGVYLHCLFGVVGDILTMGPTWVLSLITDLLALMQSTSQTLLIKIAWGRRCSRNDKPGKELITFLIVVNIALWTVNTLEKSRAGVRPDHLQFFGVWAWTIITHVSMPLAIFYRFHSAICLFEIWKTCYKCRSTSVVQTPY; encoded by the exons TGCCGAGTTGAAAAATCGCGACGCAATGCGATCGATAACCATGCCGCCCGAGGTCGATGGAAAAGAGTACTTCGCGTCGCCCCGAGGAAGAACGTCCCACCTTCGCCGACAAAGCATGTCGCTGACCGCCGTCATCAACCACAGGAGAGGCCTGCTCGG AGCGTTGATTTCAGGTATAGGCAGCAACATGTCGCTGCCGTCCTGCATACCGCAGGACCACGAGTTCCTCACGAGTCAACAACAGCCCGGATCAAAAACGGTCGCGCTGAACAACCAGAGCCACCTGGAGAAAAGCGAGATCGATCCGCAGAGGCAGCGACCGAATTTCTTGCCGTTGTCGCCGGTCAACACCGCGTGCGTCCCTTTGAACGTTCTCGAGGCAACCAAAG CCAAGCAACAGCAAATCATGGACCAGCAACGATCGACGCCCATGTGCCGGAGAAAATGCCACTCGGAAATGGTGTCGATCATGAGCACCCTTTACGCGAAACTGTTGATCGTGATCGGTGTCGCGGTGCCGGTCACGGCCAGCGTGACCGAAAAGGTGCCGCCGTATATGAATCAG GGATTTTACCTGTATCTCTATTTGGTCAGCGTTGCTTTCGTGGTCGCGATGTACGTCATCGTGCTGAGAGACAAAGCCGTGAGGAATCTGACGCAGAAAAACGCGAAGAAACAGCAGACGTACACGTTCGACGAGAACGGAGATCGCGAGAATCTCGGACAG ATGCAACAGTACGGCAGCTTTTGTCTCAGGCTCGGCGCAGTGGGATTTGGCGCCGGCTCGCTGGTATTTACGGGATTGCAAATTGGGGCGGAAATAGCTTCCGGCCCGTTCAGGGCGATTACACCAGGAGCCAGGCTGCTGCTGGTCACGGCACAGATGCACTTCATATTTCTGAACAGCAAGAGTCTCAAGCTATCGAAGCACACCGCCCTAGCGAAACTGGGCCTGATGCACATGATCGCTACCAACCTATGCGAGTGGCTACAG GCGCTCGTCGAGGAGACGCAGCACGAAATCGAACAGCTGGGCCACACGCACGACGACGAGGCCGGGATCCTGAAGTCTTTGCTGCGAGACGCCAGCCCGTTCCTTTTCCCGTGCACAATCGAATTCAGTTTAATTTGCGCAGTGATACTGTTCGAGATGTGGAAGAGGGTGGACGAGACGATCGATGCGAAGGGCGAGAGCTCGACGCGATCTTCGTATCACCTTAGCATAGATTGCAGCAGCTCTCACAG AGGCCTGTTCGGCGGGATCCTGATCGTCGCCGCCACGATATTAAGCCTGATTATGTTCTTCGTCCTGAAGGAggcgaaaatgaaaatagcgGTGGTGCAGGTCACGGCGCTGGACGCGACCATATTAGCGTTAG GCATGCTCGCTTCGGTCGCCGGAACTTTGAAGCTGCAGGCGCTCCAGCAAAAAATAATCAAACCGTCGGAGCTGGACACCACGCTATTGGCAGCGGCTCAGGCCGGCGTGTATCTGCACTGCCTTTTCGGCGTGGTCGGTGATATATTAACGATGGGGCCGACTTGGGTGCTCTCGTTGATCACGGATTTATTGGCGTTGATGCAGAGCACCAGCCAAACTTTGCTCATTAAA ATCGCGTGGGGAAGACGATGCTCGAGGAACGACAAGCCCGGCAAGGAGTTGATCACCTTCCTGATCGTCGTCAACATCGCCCTCTGGACGGTGAACACGCTGGAGAAGTCGCGGGCCGGCGTACGGCCCGATCACCTGCAGTTCTTCGGCGTCTGGGCATGGACGATCATCACCCACGTCTCCATGCCGCTCGCCATATTCTATCGTTTCCACTCGGCGATCTGCCTGTTCGAGATATGGAAAACCTGCTACAAGTGCCGGTCGACCAGCGTCGTCCAAACACCGTACTGA
- the LOC144472602 gene encoding proton channel OtopLc isoform X1 — protein sequence MNNIQSTTPNSAELKNRDAMRSITMPPEVDGKEYFASPRGRTSHLRRQSMSLTAVINHRRGLLGALISGIGSNMSLPSCIPQDHEFLTSQQQPGSKTVALNNQSHLEKSEIDPQRQRPNFLPLSPVNTACVPLNVLEATKGKRPIYLGNGRPEIPKTQPKLSSTAKQQQIMDQQRSTPMCRRKCHSEMVSIMSTLYAKLLIVIGVAVPVTASVTEKVPPYMNQGFYLYLYLVSVAFVVAMYVIVLRDKAVRNLTQKNAKKQQTYTFDENGDRENLGQMQQYGSFCLRLGAVGFGAGSLVFTGLQIGAEIASGPFRAITPGARLLLVTAQMHFIFLNSKSLKLSKHTALAKLGLMHMIATNLCEWLQALVEETQHEIEQLGHTHDDEAGILKSLLRDASPFLFPCTIEFSLICAVILFEMWKRVDETIDAKGESSTRSSYHLSIDCSSSHRGLFGGILIVAATILSLIMFFVLKEAKMKIAVVQVTALDATILALGMLASVAGTLKLQALQQKIIKPSELDTTLLAAAQAGVYLHCLFGVVGDILTMGPTWVLSLITDLLALMQSTSQTLLIKIAWGRRCSRNDKPGKELITFLIVVNIALWTVNTLEKSRAGVRPDHLQFFGVWAWTIITHVSMPLAIFYRFHSAICLFEIWKTCYKCRSTSVVQTPY from the exons TGCCGAGTTGAAAAATCGCGACGCAATGCGATCGATAACCATGCCGCCCGAGGTCGATGGAAAAGAGTACTTCGCGTCGCCCCGAGGAAGAACGTCCCACCTTCGCCGACAAAGCATGTCGCTGACCGCCGTCATCAACCACAGGAGAGGCCTGCTCGG AGCGTTGATTTCAGGTATAGGCAGCAACATGTCGCTGCCGTCCTGCATACCGCAGGACCACGAGTTCCTCACGAGTCAACAACAGCCCGGATCAAAAACGGTCGCGCTGAACAACCAGAGCCACCTGGAGAAAAGCGAGATCGATCCGCAGAGGCAGCGACCGAATTTCTTGCCGTTGTCGCCGGTCAACACCGCGTGCGTCCCTTTGAACGTTCTCGAGGCAACCAAAGGTAAACGTCCGATATATCTCGGCAACGGCCGACCCGAAATCCCCAAAACGCAACCGAAACTTTCCTCGACAGCCAAGCAACAGCAAATCATGGACCAGCAACGATCGACGCCCATGTGCCGGAGAAAATGCCACTCGGAAATGGTGTCGATCATGAGCACCCTTTACGCGAAACTGTTGATCGTGATCGGTGTCGCGGTGCCGGTCACGGCCAGCGTGACCGAAAAGGTGCCGCCGTATATGAATCAG GGATTTTACCTGTATCTCTATTTGGTCAGCGTTGCTTTCGTGGTCGCGATGTACGTCATCGTGCTGAGAGACAAAGCCGTGAGGAATCTGACGCAGAAAAACGCGAAGAAACAGCAGACGTACACGTTCGACGAGAACGGAGATCGCGAGAATCTCGGACAG ATGCAACAGTACGGCAGCTTTTGTCTCAGGCTCGGCGCAGTGGGATTTGGCGCCGGCTCGCTGGTATTTACGGGATTGCAAATTGGGGCGGAAATAGCTTCCGGCCCGTTCAGGGCGATTACACCAGGAGCCAGGCTGCTGCTGGTCACGGCACAGATGCACTTCATATTTCTGAACAGCAAGAGTCTCAAGCTATCGAAGCACACCGCCCTAGCGAAACTGGGCCTGATGCACATGATCGCTACCAACCTATGCGAGTGGCTACAG GCGCTCGTCGAGGAGACGCAGCACGAAATCGAACAGCTGGGCCACACGCACGACGACGAGGCCGGGATCCTGAAGTCTTTGCTGCGAGACGCCAGCCCGTTCCTTTTCCCGTGCACAATCGAATTCAGTTTAATTTGCGCAGTGATACTGTTCGAGATGTGGAAGAGGGTGGACGAGACGATCGATGCGAAGGGCGAGAGCTCGACGCGATCTTCGTATCACCTTAGCATAGATTGCAGCAGCTCTCACAG AGGCCTGTTCGGCGGGATCCTGATCGTCGCCGCCACGATATTAAGCCTGATTATGTTCTTCGTCCTGAAGGAggcgaaaatgaaaatagcgGTGGTGCAGGTCACGGCGCTGGACGCGACCATATTAGCGTTAG GCATGCTCGCTTCGGTCGCCGGAACTTTGAAGCTGCAGGCGCTCCAGCAAAAAATAATCAAACCGTCGGAGCTGGACACCACGCTATTGGCAGCGGCTCAGGCCGGCGTGTATCTGCACTGCCTTTTCGGCGTGGTCGGTGATATATTAACGATGGGGCCGACTTGGGTGCTCTCGTTGATCACGGATTTATTGGCGTTGATGCAGAGCACCAGCCAAACTTTGCTCATTAAA ATCGCGTGGGGAAGACGATGCTCGAGGAACGACAAGCCCGGCAAGGAGTTGATCACCTTCCTGATCGTCGTCAACATCGCCCTCTGGACGGTGAACACGCTGGAGAAGTCGCGGGCCGGCGTACGGCCCGATCACCTGCAGTTCTTCGGCGTCTGGGCATGGACGATCATCACCCACGTCTCCATGCCGCTCGCCATATTCTATCGTTTCCACTCGGCGATCTGCCTGTTCGAGATATGGAAAACCTGCTACAAGTGCCGGTCGACCAGCGTCGTCCAAACACCGTACTGA